Proteins encoded together in one Bacteroides ovatus window:
- a CDS encoding glycoside hydrolase family 98 domain-containing protein, translating to MMNLLNTKSKLSYLLFLGIVCCACILGSCKDDDVIDPDAPSVPKPGTAVENINTNVKALRKLIEAKQQDLAVKTYNPVNNGASYTIELSDGTSFSMYAQIAALEGGGEDVVYSPKVGAKVEHDEYYWTLDDVWLTFENDEKVKVLDENNTVAPIVDINTDGYWTVKYGTKSRTLDKAVSGKLTSQFKQVSTIGDESVSFTFTDRTPVIELNLFKGDNPEIPPVTGALRRPISPEQPAWFVHIDSWNYADPQKIIDLIPADIRPFTIFNISLSVSHDEATGIYNVSEYGYEIAKSWLRTCAENNVWAMVQPSSGGFSHFKDVSLYSQFESDDKVRVYDEFFREYPNFLGFNYCEQFWGYDDQFSVSWLQRVAHWNQLLKLTHKYGGYLVVSFCGNTWSANINPIALVKRNSDFAQTAKLYSENFIMCEKYTTQSGFFNVEGICLGTWLSGFAGQYGIRFDQCGWTEEKGQNGDKDFPPAAGALPIIEHVMLTGQTVIDGPELIWQQCFKETNAVSVGDGYQSRNWECFPQFVNINIDMFRKIIDKTIRIPSRKEVIDRTKVVILQDVYSGDDNAKYSSPKNLHEGLYLRDDDGNLWDNHCYFKKTGRYPTIPVAFELCDDVANSFQYKINQSTFEGSWSDVNTKVGKFNRWFPQEYTGELYAGRIENGWVVYNGLAGIRNAAIPFKYNTCDKMELAYSKYTVSVIKEYANKLTFYMNNYDPSGSSKTEVIKIYGCTSKPTHSVSSRANGTAQVSENWKEDVYTLTVTHNGPLDLTVNCSGKATDRLTVSTAASIQVPASPQIYQGAYQYEAECFDFKNVTKRVTKGDSEPIRNYTAQGYINFGASSAAAVRDAVTALEDGVYTIRIRYRAPSATVNTVDMYINNTKVGTPEFAQTDNDNTVWNTALMSVSLRKGANTFELKANSSGAGDLYLDNIVIERK from the coding sequence ATGATGAATTTGTTAAATACGAAAAGTAAGCTATCATACCTACTTTTTCTCGGAATAGTATGCTGTGCATGTATTCTTGGTTCCTGTAAAGATGACGATGTCATTGATCCTGACGCTCCTTCCGTACCGAAACCCGGTACGGCTGTCGAGAATATTAATACTAATGTCAAGGCATTACGTAAGCTTATTGAGGCCAAACAACAGGACCTGGCTGTAAAGACATACAATCCGGTGAATAATGGCGCGAGTTATACGATTGAGTTGTCGGATGGTACAAGCTTCAGTATGTATGCTCAGATAGCAGCATTGGAAGGCGGAGGAGAGGATGTAGTTTATTCTCCAAAAGTAGGTGCCAAAGTAGAACATGATGAATATTATTGGACTCTTGATGATGTCTGGCTAACGTTTGAGAATGATGAAAAAGTCAAGGTGTTAGATGAAAACAATACAGTTGCACCTATAGTGGATATTAACACTGACGGCTATTGGACTGTAAAATATGGAACTAAGTCTCGTACCCTTGACAAGGCGGTGAGCGGCAAACTTACCAGTCAGTTTAAACAAGTGAGTACTATTGGTGACGAATCTGTCAGTTTCACTTTTACCGACCGGACACCTGTCATCGAACTGAATCTTTTTAAAGGAGACAATCCCGAAATTCCTCCGGTAACGGGGGCGTTACGCCGTCCTATTTCTCCTGAACAACCGGCATGGTTTGTTCATATTGATTCATGGAATTATGCCGATCCTCAGAAAATCATAGATCTTATCCCTGCTGATATTCGTCCGTTTACCATTTTTAATATCTCGTTGTCTGTAAGCCATGATGAGGCTACTGGGATCTATAATGTAAGCGAGTATGGTTATGAGATAGCAAAGTCGTGGTTGAGGACGTGTGCTGAAAATAATGTGTGGGCGATGGTGCAGCCGTCAAGCGGCGGTTTTAGTCATTTTAAGGATGTCAGCTTATATAGTCAATTTGAAAGTGACGATAAGGTTCGGGTATATGATGAGTTTTTCAGAGAATATCCCAACTTTCTTGGTTTCAATTATTGTGAGCAGTTTTGGGGGTATGATGACCAGTTCTCTGTATCGTGGTTACAACGAGTGGCTCACTGGAATCAACTTTTGAAACTTACTCATAAATATGGAGGATATTTGGTAGTTAGTTTCTGTGGTAATACTTGGTCGGCTAATATCAATCCTATTGCTCTTGTGAAGCGTAATTCTGATTTTGCCCAAACTGCCAAATTGTACTCTGAAAATTTCATTATGTGTGAGAAATACACCACGCAAAGTGGCTTCTTCAATGTCGAAGGAATTTGCTTAGGCACGTGGCTCTCCGGTTTTGCAGGTCAGTACGGCATCCGTTTCGACCAATGCGGCTGGACAGAGGAGAAAGGACAGAATGGCGATAAGGATTTCCCGCCGGCTGCCGGTGCGCTGCCTATTATAGAGCATGTGATGCTGACAGGTCAGACTGTTATTGACGGACCTGAACTTATATGGCAGCAATGTTTTAAGGAGACGAATGCAGTCAGTGTAGGTGATGGTTATCAGAGCCGTAATTGGGAATGTTTTCCGCAATTTGTCAATATCAATATAGATATGTTCCGTAAGATTATTGATAAAACAATTCGTATTCCTTCCCGGAAAGAAGTTATTGACCGCACGAAAGTGGTGATTCTTCAAGATGTCTATTCCGGTGATGATAATGCTAAATACAGCAGCCCGAAGAATTTGCATGAAGGGCTTTACCTTCGCGATGATGATGGTAATCTTTGGGATAATCATTGTTACTTTAAGAAAACGGGCCGTTATCCTACGATTCCTGTTGCGTTCGAATTGTGTGACGATGTAGCTAATTCATTCCAGTATAAGATCAACCAATCAACTTTCGAAGGATCTTGGAGCGATGTAAATACTAAAGTTGGAAAGTTTAACCGTTGGTTTCCACAAGAGTATACAGGAGAACTTTATGCTGGACGTATAGAAAATGGTTGGGTGGTTTATAACGGACTTGCCGGAATACGGAATGCTGCAATTCCGTTTAAATACAATACATGTGACAAGATGGAATTGGCTTACTCCAAATATACTGTAAGTGTTATAAAAGAATATGCCAATAAGCTCACCTTCTACATGAATAACTATGACCCTAGTGGTTCGAGCAAAACGGAGGTCATCAAGATATATGGATGTACATCCAAACCAACTCATTCTGTATCTTCCAGAGCCAATGGTACTGCACAAGTTTCTGAGAATTGGAAAGAAGATGTATATACGCTGACTGTCACTCATAACGGACCATTGGATTTGACGGTCAATTGTTCAGGAAAAGCCACCGATCGTTTAACTGTATCTACTGCAGCATCTATCCAGGTTCCCGCTTCTCCACAAATTTATCAGGGCGCTTATCAGTATGAGGCTGAATGCTTTGATTTTAAGAATGTGACTAAGAGAGTGACAAAAGGAGATTCGGAGCCGATACGTAACTACACAGCACAGGGATATATAAATTTTGGTGCTAGTTCTGCAGCTGCCGTACGTGATGCTGTTACTGCACTGGAAGATGGTGTATATACAATCCGTATTCGCTACCGTGCTCCGTCGGCTACAGTCAATACCGTAGATATGTATATAAACAATACCAAAGTAGGTACTCCGGAGTTTGCACAAACTGATAATGACAATACTGTATGGAATACAGCCTTAATGTCGGTTTCCTTACGAAAAGGGGCAAATACGTTTGAATTGAAAGCCAATTCATCAGGTGCCGGTGACTTGTATCTCGACAACATTGTTATCGAAAGAAAATAA
- a CDS encoding endo-1,4-beta-xylanase: MKYINNKIIAFTLIAASIMSCTDEYNCQLQVEKPQNAAINEYLAQFDLLKSYIDRSGTPFQLAVNVPGSEFVKKEIAFSTVFTNFDAVDMNGSYDPLNTLKEDGTYNFGGMQTAADVAAEAGVTLYGGVLCSNQGQRAAYYNKLIEPIDIPVEVQKGTTKLFNFENDAIGTTYPMTGNSSAIVEEDPAGESGHVLHVGTNDVKAAYSYPKFHVVLPAGRKLGDYVRLNIDLRFVGTDGIWGQGLRVLINGTEFNVGKNGNDFCDGGDKWKREGTINLKDATAPGLVVPESFGSLTEFDLAIGSASTSAQFYIDNISMDYEVSGKGTTVINFEGDNLNTVYPMVAGAGAPNSGTATVVEDPERETGHVLYIDQASHYFPEFTVKLAEGKTLGDYTGMSMDMRLLKGMYGYGMYVKINGQLLNLHQNAAAYGYAENDTWKRDGVFVTFVKEGTYTALGEAVPATTIEIPNAMKDLNEITFAIGSSSGNWTAYIDNLIFVWEAKPQHIEKTPEEKKEIFTKEMEKWIGGMVYAGVNETKSVKAWNIIGNPLDKTVNDNTFNWGEYLGEVDYARTAVKIARDTVKNANVDLELFVSNTFGQYDEMGNMADELISLVDAWEADNVTKIDGYNILLNAIYSKDVVFQEGNKTMITNLFDKLGKTGKLIRVSDLSMMVEELDGNFIAINKLTEEDRAAAASYMAFIMQEYRRLIPADKQYGISISGITETNTGYKLCPWTSDYNRNEMYEGIVDGLK; this comes from the coding sequence ATGAAATACATCAATAACAAGATAATTGCTTTTACACTGATCGCTGCGTCGATAATGTCGTGTACAGACGAATATAATTGCCAGCTTCAAGTAGAGAAACCACAGAATGCAGCTATCAACGAATATTTAGCTCAATTTGACCTGCTGAAGTCGTATATTGACCGTAGTGGCACACCTTTTCAGTTAGCTGTAAATGTACCGGGAAGCGAATTTGTAAAGAAAGAAATTGCATTCAGTACAGTGTTTACCAATTTTGATGCAGTGGATATGAACGGTTCTTACGATCCGTTAAATACACTAAAGGAGGACGGTACTTACAATTTTGGTGGCATGCAAACGGCTGCCGATGTAGCAGCGGAGGCTGGCGTGACTCTTTATGGAGGGGTACTTTGTTCAAACCAAGGACAGCGTGCCGCATATTATAATAAGCTTATCGAGCCGATAGATATTCCGGTAGAAGTTCAGAAAGGAACAACGAAATTATTTAATTTCGAAAATGATGCTATTGGTACGACTTATCCGATGACAGGTAATAGCTCGGCTATAGTTGAGGAAGACCCTGCCGGTGAAAGCGGTCATGTTTTACATGTGGGAACAAATGATGTGAAAGCTGCTTATTCCTATCCTAAATTTCACGTAGTTTTGCCTGCAGGAAGAAAACTCGGAGATTACGTTAGATTGAATATAGATTTGCGTTTTGTAGGAACTGATGGGATTTGGGGACAAGGTTTACGAGTCTTGATCAATGGAACGGAGTTTAATGTAGGAAAAAATGGAAATGATTTCTGTGACGGAGGTGATAAATGGAAACGTGAAGGAACAATTAATCTGAAAGATGCTACTGCTCCCGGATTGGTAGTACCCGAAAGTTTTGGAAGTCTGACAGAATTTGATTTAGCGATAGGTTCTGCATCCACTAGTGCACAATTTTATATAGATAATATTTCTATGGACTATGAAGTATCCGGAAAAGGTACTACGGTTATCAATTTTGAAGGGGATAATCTGAATACAGTGTATCCTATGGTTGCTGGAGCTGGTGCTCCCAATAGCGGTACAGCTACTGTAGTAGAAGATCCAGAAAGAGAGACTGGTCATGTACTTTACATAGATCAGGCTTCGCATTACTTCCCGGAATTTACAGTTAAGTTAGCTGAAGGCAAGACCCTTGGAGATTATACCGGTATGTCAATGGATATGCGCCTTTTAAAAGGGATGTATGGTTATGGAATGTACGTGAAAATTAATGGTCAGTTATTAAATCTTCATCAAAATGCAGCTGCTTACGGTTACGCAGAGAATGATACTTGGAAACGTGATGGTGTATTTGTGACCTTTGTGAAGGAAGGTACTTACACTGCTTTGGGTGAAGCGGTTCCAGCTACTACAATTGAGATACCCAATGCAATGAAAGACCTCAATGAAATAACATTTGCGATCGGTTCCAGTTCTGGCAACTGGACAGCATACATCGATAATCTGATTTTTGTATGGGAAGCCAAGCCGCAACATATCGAAAAGACTCCAGAAGAGAAAAAGGAAATCTTCACTAAAGAAATGGAAAAATGGATTGGTGGTATGGTGTATGCAGGTGTGAATGAAACGAAGAGTGTAAAAGCTTGGAATATAATTGGTAATCCTTTGGATAAGACTGTTAATGATAATACATTTAACTGGGGTGAATATTTGGGTGAAGTAGACTATGCACGTACCGCCGTGAAGATTGCCCGTGATACAGTGAAGAATGCCAATGTAGATCTTGAGCTTTTTGTCAGCAACACATTTGGTCAATATGATGAAATGGGGAATATGGCTGATGAACTCATATCTTTAGTTGATGCTTGGGAAGCAGACAACGTTACCAAAATTGACGGGTACAATATTCTTCTCAATGCAATTTATTCCAAAGATGTTGTTTTCCAGGAAGGCAATAAAACGATGATCACCAATCTGTTTGATAAATTAGGTAAGACTGGTAAACTGATACGGGTATCCGATCTTAGCATGATGGTTGAAGAACTGGATGGCAACTTTATTGCGATTAATAAATTAACAGAAGAAGATAGAGCTGCCGCTGCTTCTTATATGGCTTTTATCATGCAGGAGTATCGAAGACTTATTCCTGCAGACAAGCAATACGGAATCTCTATATCGGGTATTACAGAGACCAATACTGGTTATAAACTGTGTCCTTGGACATCGGACTATAACCGTAATGAAATGTATGAAGGTATAGTGGACGGATTGAAATAA
- a CDS encoding glycosyl hydrolase 115 family protein — MKNMFLSRIIIIFLFLCVSVLNAAEPFVTFISADAKLPLVTPQNRSFSIWCDDAEHRGVLLAVRNLQTDFEKVTTVKPELSNIAGKEVRIIIGSFDKSPLIRQLVKTGKLDGKELRGKNEKYIITTLHAPLEGLQGDVLLIAGSDKRGTIYGIYELSKQIGISPWYWWLDVPPVKHQAIYIKEGVYTDGEPAVKYRGIFINDEWPCMGGWTTEKFGGFNSKMYVHVYELLLRLKANFLWPAMWSAAFYADDPMNSPLADEMGIIIGTSHHEPMARNHQEYARNRKLYGEWNYQRNKEGVERFFREGIKRMNGKEEVITIAMRGDGDAPMGPDTDTHLLEDIVKGQRKIIADVTGKPACKTPQLWALYSEVLEYYDKGMKIPDDVMILLCDDNWGNVRRLPDLKDKRHPGGYGMYYHVDLHGAPRAYQWLNMTQIQHMWEQLYLTYSYGVDKMWILNVGDLKPNEFPVDFFLNMAWNPGHLTADNLQEYTCSFCKQQFGDNYAVEAARILNLYCKYAARVTAEMLDSQTYNLSSGEFKAVTDEFLALEAHAYRQFMTLPEELKDTYKELILFPVQAMANLYEMYYAVAMNHKLASEGDPRANEWADRVEYCFRYDAELCYDYNNNIAGGKWNHLMDQTHIGYTSWDEPKGGNIMPEIIRVDVSAYKPGGYEYKEKGGVVVMEAERFAECTQGNKTEWTVIPDLGRTLSGLSLMPYTQPVTGASLTYRMKLNSEMKNIRVRLILDSTLPFIKGGHSYAISLDGGKEQIVNYNSEMTWANCYTKMYPAGAARLIESVVDFSNVNLKEGIHALIIRPLSPAIVLHKIIIDCGSDEVSRLNLQESPYRKVTH, encoded by the coding sequence ATGAAGAACATGTTTTTGAGTCGGATAATAATTATATTTCTATTCTTATGTGTATCTGTTTTGAATGCTGCGGAACCATTTGTCACTTTTATATCAGCGGATGCCAAGTTACCTTTGGTTACACCACAAAACAGATCGTTCTCTATTTGGTGTGATGATGCAGAACATCGTGGGGTGCTGTTAGCGGTGCGTAATTTACAAACGGATTTTGAAAAAGTGACTACTGTAAAACCCGAATTATCGAATATTGCGGGAAAAGAAGTGCGTATTATCATAGGTTCGTTTGACAAAAGCCCACTTATACGTCAATTAGTAAAAACAGGAAAACTGGATGGTAAAGAATTGAGAGGTAAGAATGAAAAATATATAATCACCACTCTTCATGCTCCTTTGGAAGGTTTACAGGGAGATGTGCTGCTGATTGCTGGAAGTGATAAGCGTGGAACGATTTATGGTATTTATGAATTGTCAAAACAAATAGGGATTTCTCCTTGGTACTGGTGGCTTGATGTTCCGCCGGTAAAGCATCAGGCTATTTATATTAAAGAAGGTGTTTATACTGATGGTGAACCGGCTGTAAAATACCGTGGCATTTTCATTAATGATGAATGGCCTTGTATGGGAGGTTGGACAACTGAAAAGTTCGGAGGATTTAACAGTAAGATGTATGTGCATGTCTACGAACTTCTCCTCCGTTTGAAAGCTAATTTTCTATGGCCGGCCATGTGGAGTGCAGCATTTTATGCAGATGATCCGATGAATAGTCCTTTGGCTGATGAAATGGGGATTATAATCGGGACTTCCCATCACGAACCGATGGCACGTAATCACCAGGAATATGCCCGTAATCGTAAGTTGTATGGTGAGTGGAACTATCAGAGGAATAAAGAGGGAGTAGAACGTTTTTTCCGTGAGGGTATCAAGCGAATGAATGGAAAGGAAGAAGTAATTACTATCGCTATGCGTGGTGACGGTGATGCTCCGATGGGACCCGATACAGATACGCATCTATTGGAGGATATCGTAAAAGGACAGCGTAAAATAATAGCAGATGTAACAGGTAAACCTGCTTGTAAGACTCCACAATTGTGGGCACTTTATAGTGAAGTACTGGAATATTATGATAAGGGAATGAAAATACCTGATGATGTCATGATTTTGCTTTGTGATGATAATTGGGGGAATGTACGTCGTTTACCAGATTTAAAGGATAAACGGCATCCTGGTGGATATGGTATGTATTATCATGTAGATTTACATGGAGCACCACGTGCCTATCAATGGCTGAATATGACACAGATCCAGCATATGTGGGAACAATTATATTTGACTTATTCTTATGGTGTGGATAAAATGTGGATTCTAAATGTGGGTGACTTGAAACCGAATGAATTTCCTGTTGATTTTTTCTTGAATATGGCATGGAATCCTGGACACCTTACGGCTGATAATTTACAGGAATATACTTGTAGTTTCTGTAAACAACAGTTTGGGGATAACTATGCAGTAGAAGCCGCTCGCATCTTAAATCTGTATTGTAAATATGCTGCTCGCGTAACTGCAGAAATGTTGGATAGCCAAACTTATAATCTTTCCAGTGGAGAATTTAAGGCTGTAACAGATGAATTTCTTGCTTTGGAGGCGCATGCCTATCGTCAGTTTATGACTTTACCGGAAGAATTGAAGGATACATATAAAGAACTCATTCTTTTTCCTGTTCAGGCCATGGCAAACCTTTATGAGATGTATTATGCGGTTGCTATGAATCATAAGTTAGCATCTGAGGGTGATCCACGTGCCAATGAATGGGCAGATAGAGTGGAGTATTGTTTCAGGTATGATGCGGAACTTTGCTATGACTATAATAACAATATAGCTGGTGGAAAATGGAATCATTTAATGGATCAGACGCACATCGGTTATACAAGCTGGGATGAGCCTAAAGGAGGAAATATAATGCCCGAAATCATAAGAGTGGATGTCTCTGCATATAAGCCGGGAGGATATGAGTATAAGGAGAAAGGTGGGGTGGTAGTAATGGAAGCGGAACGTTTTGCAGAATGTACACAAGGGAATAAGACGGAGTGGACAGTTATTCCTGACTTGGGACGTACTCTTTCTGGTTTGTCGTTGATGCCCTATACACAACCTGTAACAGGAGCTTCATTGACATATCGCATGAAGCTTAATTCAGAGATGAAAAATATACGTGTAAGATTAATCTTGGATAGTACTTTGCCTTTTATAAAAGGAGGACATAGTTATGCTATCAGTTTGGATGGTGGTAAAGAACAAATAGTAAATTACAATTCAGAGATGACTTGGGCTAATTGTTATACGAAGATGTATCCCGCCGGTGCTGCGCGGTTGATAGAGTCGGTGGTAGATTTTTCCAATGTTAATCTGAAAGAAGGAATACATGCATTAATTATTCGTCCGTTAAGCCCTGCTATTGTATTGCATAAAATTATAATTGATTGTGGTAGTGATGAAGTCAGTCGATTGAATCTTCAGGAAAGTCCTTATCGCAAGGTTACGCATTAA
- a CDS encoding glycosyl hydrolase produces the protein MKNITLLFCLFLANILLGACSGGEDEKKEMDEGKGAYALFLKKSITVSTGESQTDVVVEWAKTSWEITLGEGDIVKSVTPTSGGSNTGEKQYTKVRVSCGANSTMKKRTQTIHLFDKTNETTVDLLVEQEPPFKSVTLTVDPSVKYQPVVGFGGMYNPKIWCGDNLISASQLDKMYGAGGLGYSILRLMIYPNESDWSADVEAAKAAQANGAIIFACPWDCTDALADKITVNGKEMKHLKKENYEAYANHLIRYVTFMKEKGVNLYAISVQNEPDMEFTYWTPSEVVDFVKQYGARIRETGVKLMSPEACGMQPEYTDPIINNAEAFAQTDILAGHLYQGFTDLSSGYVKNRHDYICGVYSRIQGKTWWMTEHLFNDGENSDDSSKWEFLKWQYSLNHLGKEIHMCMEGYCSAYIYWYLKRFYGLMGDTDKRSPTSEGEITKNGYIMAHYAQYATETTRIKVVTNNEEVCATAYWDEKTGEVTIVLLNLNGASQWLEIPLAGIKKASAVETNETKNMEVIDTGLMESAEGITVLLSANSITSVRLTF, from the coding sequence ATGAAGAATATTACATTATTATTTTGTCTCTTTCTTGCGAATATCCTCTTGGGGGCTTGTTCGGGAGGGGAAGATGAAAAAAAAGAAATGGATGAAGGAAAGGGCGCGTATGCGCTCTTTCTTAAAAAATCCATTACTGTGAGTACTGGGGAAAGTCAGACGGATGTTGTGGTGGAATGGGCGAAGACTTCTTGGGAGATAACTCTTGGTGAAGGGGATATTGTAAAAAGCGTCACTCCTACATCAGGTGGCAGTAATACTGGGGAAAAACAGTACACGAAGGTTCGTGTATCTTGTGGTGCGAACAGTACGATGAAAAAGCGTACACAAACCATTCACTTATTCGATAAAACTAATGAAACAACTGTTGATTTGCTGGTAGAACAAGAACCGCCATTCAAGTCGGTTACACTAACTGTTGATCCTTCGGTGAAATATCAGCCGGTTGTAGGATTTGGCGGTATGTACAATCCGAAGATCTGGTGTGGTGACAATCTTATTTCTGCATCACAATTAGATAAAATGTATGGTGCCGGCGGATTGGGATATTCTATCCTTCGCTTGATGATTTATCCCAACGAATCAGATTGGAGTGCAGATGTAGAAGCAGCAAAGGCAGCACAAGCTAACGGAGCAATTATCTTTGCATGTCCATGGGATTGTACAGATGCGCTTGCAGATAAAATCACGGTGAATGGAAAGGAAATGAAACACCTTAAAAAAGAAAACTATGAAGCGTATGCAAACCATCTTATCCGTTATGTTACATTTATGAAGGAAAAAGGGGTGAACCTCTATGCGATTTCCGTCCAGAACGAACCGGATATGGAATTTACGTACTGGACTCCTTCTGAAGTAGTGGATTTTGTAAAACAATACGGAGCAAGGATACGGGAAACAGGAGTGAAGCTGATGTCACCGGAAGCTTGTGGTATGCAGCCTGAATATACTGATCCTATTATCAACAACGCCGAAGCATTTGCTCAAACGGATATTCTAGCCGGACATCTCTATCAAGGATTTACAGATTTGAGTAGCGGATATGTTAAGAACCGCCACGATTACATCTGTGGTGTGTATTCACGTATTCAAGGAAAGACATGGTGGATGACAGAACATCTTTTTAATGACGGTGAGAATTCTGATGATTCTTCGAAATGGGAATTCCTGAAATGGCAATACAGTCTCAATCATCTTGGTAAAGAGATTCACATGTGTATGGAGGGGTATTGCAGTGCTTATATATATTGGTATTTGAAGCGCTTTTATGGTTTGATGGGCGATACGGACAAACGGAGTCCGACGAGTGAAGGAGAAATCACAAAGAATGGTTATATTATGGCTCATTATGCTCAATATGCAACAGAAACAACTCGTATTAAGGTAGTTACAAATAATGAAGAAGTCTGTGCTACTGCTTATTGGGATGAAAAGACCGGTGAAGTGACCATCGTATTATTGAATCTGAATGGTGCTTCTCAATGGCTGGAAATACCATTAGCAGGAATAAAAAAAGCAAGTGCCGTTGAAACGAACGAAACAAAAAATATGGAAGTGATCGATACTGGTTTGATGGAATCTGCTGAAGGTATAACGGTGTTGTTATCTGCTAACAGTATAACTTCAGTCAGATTGACATTTTAA
- a CDS encoding DUF5627 domain-containing protein, with protein sequence MKKNLAYIGLVLLILTWTSCESSDNEFPDFDYQTVYFANQYGLRTIELGESEFVDNTLDNQHKMVIKAAWGGGYTNRNNVVINFKVDESLCDNLYFKDTDQPLVPMPASYYTLASDRIAIPKGQIMAGVEVQLTDDFFADEKSISENYVIPLLMTNVQGADSILQGKPVVENPVLTNAGDWSILPQNFVLYAVKYVNPWHGEYLRRGIDHATVAGTSKDIIRHEQFVENDEVVNISTKSMKDNLLTLKTKDESGKDISYTVRLSFAEDGSCTVHSGSQNVVVSGSGKFVSKGEKNSLGGKDRNAIYLDYTVNLTDNNIQLATKDTLVLRTRNVYGGKSLEVVRK encoded by the coding sequence ATGAAAAAGAACTTAGCATATATCGGACTGGTTTTATTGATCCTTACTTGGACGTCATGCGAAAGTAGTGACAATGAATTTCCTGATTTCGATTACCAGACAGTATATTTTGCCAACCAATACGGACTTCGTACCATAGAGCTTGGTGAGAGTGAATTTGTGGATAACACTCTTGACAATCAGCATAAGATGGTAATAAAAGCTGCTTGGGGTGGAGGATATACTAATAGAAACAATGTGGTGATAAACTTTAAAGTGGATGAGTCCTTGTGTGACAATCTTTATTTTAAAGATACAGATCAGCCTCTTGTCCCTATGCCGGCTTCTTATTACACGTTGGCTTCCGATCGAATTGCGATTCCTAAAGGGCAAATAATGGCGGGAGTAGAAGTGCAGTTGACGGATGATTTTTTTGCTGATGAAAAATCGATCAGTGAGAATTATGTCATTCCTTTGTTGATGACTAATGTTCAGGGGGCGGACTCTATTTTGCAAGGGAAGCCGGTTGTTGAAAATCCGGTGTTAACTAATGCCGGTGATTGGAGCATATTGCCGCAGAATTTTGTCTTGTATGCAGTGAAGTATGTGAATCCTTGGCACGGAGAGTACTTGCGTCGTGGTATTGATCATGCTACTGTAGCAGGTACATCAAAAGATATTATTCGCCATGAACAGTTTGTGGAAAATGATGAAGTTGTGAATATTTCTACTAAAAGTATGAAAGACAATCTTTTGACATTGAAAACCAAGGATGAAAGTGGTAAGGATATTAGCTATACTGTTCGTTTGTCATTTGCAGAAGATGGTTCGTGCACTGTACACTCTGGTTCGCAGAATGTAGTGGTAAGCGGTAGTGGCAAGTTTGTCAGCAAAGGTGAGAAAAATAGTCTTGGCGGAAAAGACAGGAATGCCATTTATCTTGACTATACAGTCAATTTGACAGACAATAACATTCAGCTTGCAACAAAAGACACTTTGGTGTTACGTACACGTAATGTGTATGGTGGTAAGTCACTCGAAGTAGTGAGAAAATGA